The Carassius auratus strain Wakin chromosome 27, ASM336829v1, whole genome shotgun sequence genome includes a region encoding these proteins:
- the LOC113046250 gene encoding C-type mannose receptor 2-like — protein sequence MSLVLLIYCIQYLKPIPGVSQADTQRAGTHTGVINPQWCGGEAHFWPSRSGSARLGGSVCTVMDRSLFVLLLLSVLFQSSFGLFRPYFYVNKAMSWPEAHSYCRERFTDLATADSMDDVNRLVNIVDAGYSGSVWIGLKRGTQTRWVWSDGDNNTSLYYNWDSGQPDREGDFFSLGNKSFKLCFSIGNTSYLIQTYKNWTDAQSYCRQHYTDLPTIRNSAENDQLKKILLSGYYIWIGLFFDSWEWSDKWSRVFRHWAADQPFLNPGSGDCIAMSRNNSGRWAQYSCDLKQPFICHGDIRKQIVRLKVTCKGKCALDDSSLQTAILNEISEKLKNMMLDTDNIISLRKGEDGGLFHKENNHMVN from the exons ATGTCCCTTGTTCTTCTAATTTACTGCATCCAGTACCTCAAGCCCATTCCTGGAGTGTCGCAGGCTGATACACAGCGTGCAGGAACCCACACTGGTGTCATCAACCCCCAGTGGTGTG GTGGCGAGGCTCACTTCTGGCCTTCACGAAGTGGCAGTGCTCGCCTCGGAG GATCTGTGTGTACAGTCATGGACAGGAGTCTTTTTGTGCTGCTTCTGCTGTCAG TGCTCTTCCAAAGCAGCTTTGGTCTTTTCCGTCCGTACTTCTATGTAAATAAAGCAATGTCATGGCCGGAGGCTCATAGTTACTGCAGAGAGAGATTCACTGATCTGGCTACTGCAGACAGCATGGATGATGTGAACAGGCTGGTAAATATAGTGGATGCTGGATACAGTGGATCAGTGTGGATTGGACTGAAGAGGGGGACACAGACACGCTGGGTTTGGTCTGATGGAGACAACAACACTTCTCTGTATTATAACTGGGATTCAGGACAGCCAGATAGAGAAGGAGATT tttttagTTTAGGAAACAAGAGCTTCAAACTGTGTTTCTCAATAGGAAATACTTCATACCTAATACAAACTTACAAAAACTGGACTGATGCTCAGAGCTACTGTAGACAACATTACACAGACCTGCCCACCATCCGCAACTCTGCAGAAAATGACCAGCTAAAAAAAATTCTCTTATCTGGATATTACATCTGGATCGGTCTGTTCTTTGACTCTTGGGAATGGTCTGATAAATGGAGTCGCGTCTTCAGACACTGGGCAGCAGATCAACCATTCCTGAATCCAGGATCTGGAGACTGTATTGCGATGTCAAGAAACAACTCTGGCAGATGGGCTCAATACAGCTGTGATCTCAAGCAGCCTTTTATCTGCCATGGGG ACATTAGGAAACAAATTGTGAGACTGAAAGTCACATGTAAGGGAAAATGTGCATTGGATGATTCTTCACTACAGACGGCCATTCTGAATGAG ATAAGTGAAAAGCTGAAGAACATGATGTTGGACACTGACAACATAATAAGCTTGAGAAAGGGGGAAGATGGAGGGCTGTTTCATAAGGAGAACAACCATATGGTGAATTAA